From Halococcus salsus, one genomic window encodes:
- a CDS encoding PGF-CTERM sorting domain-containing protein → MVVVVASAGYGGGVVQAAGPDQPPSHELRPVAAQQTDWNGVTNDSEPNDDRSTATPLDLTPGRNEGIVGGTITGSINQTPADEGNVTDPDVDFYSFDATAGQSINIYSQGTARLPSGRYDMTPAKGTLYGPSGEVVATAGSGIGDVFTTGTTLEETGTYYFKVNGSGGIEGSNWYDFGIGVTDPDPFEPNDDADSALPIDDGSPINGTITGGDTDRFAVEPTTGGEVTATLELGDLPTDNQGNLVVDILDGNGERVSRTYDVDYAGDASENGPFRSNETRKTGMESKTVAVANTTVEAGRTYYVSVRPVPEYDPGAVGGFVPYSLNVSVSGSDRVEEASSLVIVGGTAENKVTYAFTHDGTVERSGESHGAPVANHTITVDPDVDTVTDGRVDGRLGGGGDAYLVQGNVTGLRLDGNATVYRNGVEVDPTSFGPVAARDTATATSTATPTATSTATVTSTRTATATRTATPTATATVAPPPTATATPTATETAASTTRRATNANGSQGEIIGGTETEAETTTEDGPGFGALPAVIAVLAAGLVALRRR, encoded by the coding sequence GTGGTCGTGGTGGTCGCGAGCGCGGGCTACGGCGGTGGCGTCGTCCAGGCGGCCGGACCCGACCAGCCACCGAGTCACGAACTGAGGCCGGTGGCCGCCCAACAGACCGACTGGAACGGCGTGACCAACGACAGCGAACCCAACGACGACCGTTCGACGGCGACGCCGCTCGACCTCACCCCCGGACGGAACGAGGGGATCGTCGGAGGGACGATCACCGGTAGCATCAACCAGACGCCGGCGGACGAGGGAAACGTCACCGACCCCGACGTGGATTTCTACTCGTTCGACGCCACGGCGGGCCAGTCGATAAACATCTACTCGCAGGGGACCGCTCGCCTCCCATCGGGGCGCTACGACATGACGCCGGCGAAAGGAACGCTCTACGGTCCGAGTGGGGAAGTCGTCGCGACGGCCGGCTCCGGGATCGGGGACGTCTTCACGACCGGAACCACGCTCGAGGAGACCGGGACCTACTACTTCAAGGTCAACGGGAGCGGCGGTATCGAGGGCAGTAACTGGTACGACTTCGGCATCGGGGTCACGGACCCGGACCCGTTCGAGCCGAACGACGATGCCGATAGTGCGCTCCCGATCGACGACGGCAGCCCGATCAACGGGACCATCACGGGCGGCGACACCGATCGCTTCGCCGTCGAACCCACTACCGGCGGCGAGGTCACCGCCACCCTCGAACTCGGGGACCTGCCGACGGACAATCAGGGGAACCTCGTCGTCGACATTCTCGATGGGAACGGCGAACGCGTCAGTCGGACGTACGACGTCGACTATGCCGGTGATGCGTCCGAAAACGGTCCGTTCCGGAGCAACGAGACCCGGAAGACGGGGATGGAATCGAAAACCGTCGCGGTCGCGAACACAACCGTCGAAGCGGGCCGAACGTACTACGTCAGCGTGCGGCCGGTTCCCGAGTACGACCCGGGTGCGGTCGGTGGCTTCGTTCCCTACAGTCTGAACGTCTCGGTGAGCGGGTCGGATCGGGTGGAGGAAGCCAGCTCGCTGGTCATCGTCGGCGGTACCGCCGAGAACAAGGTCACCTACGCGTTCACCCACGATGGAACCGTCGAACGAAGTGGGGAGAGCCACGGCGCGCCCGTCGCGAACCACACGATCACCGTCGACCCCGACGTCGATACCGTCACGGATGGACGAGTGGATGGTCGTCTCGGCGGCGGTGGTGACGCCTACCTCGTGCAGGGGAACGTCACGGGGCTCAGACTCGACGGCAACGCGACCGTCTATCGCAACGGCGTCGAGGTCGACCCCACCTCGTTCGGTCCCGTCGCGGCTCGCGACACCGCGACAGCCACGTCGACCGCGACACCAACGGCTACATCGACGGCCACCGTGACATCGACTCGAACCGCGACCGCCACGCGAACGGCGACACCGACAGCAACGGCGACCGTTGCCCCACCGCCGACCGCGACGGCAACCCCGACCGCAACGGAGACGGCTGCTTCGACGACCCGTAGAGCGACGAACGCGAACGGGAGTCAGGGGGAAATCATCGGAGGAACCGAAACCGAAGCCGAAACCACCACGGAGGACGGGCCGGGGTTCGGTGCGTTACCGGCGGTGATCGCGGTCCTCGCGGCCGGGCTGGTGGCGCTTCGACGCCGCTGA
- a CDS encoding DUF5812 family protein codes for MEKQSTFLVTHADAASAVLKDADDGQVHTLAENPDLDANDALDATVASDELGVTWELVDIEERRPLTTGESEEPPTSQERELAAEGDEGDVTTRERAGVGEIHVLTVPPERVADAVSDVLDDEATLVRAARLGVNRVEVRSDGEAGVVSVRYLP; via the coding sequence ATGGAAAAGCAGAGCACGTTCCTCGTGACCCACGCCGACGCGGCGTCGGCGGTGTTAAAGGACGCCGACGACGGCCAGGTCCACACGCTCGCCGAGAACCCGGACCTCGACGCGAACGACGCGCTCGATGCCACGGTCGCGAGCGACGAACTCGGCGTCACGTGGGAACTCGTGGATATCGAGGAGCGACGACCGCTGACGACCGGCGAGAGCGAGGAGCCGCCGACGAGCCAAGAACGCGAGCTCGCGGCCGAGGGGGACGAGGGCGACGTGACGACCCGCGAACGCGCCGGCGTCGGCGAGATCCACGTGCTCACGGTACCCCCAGAGCGGGTCGCGGACGCGGTGAGCGACGTGCTCGACGACGAGGCGACGCTGGTCCGGGCGGCCCGACTCGGCGTAAATCGTGTGGAGGTACGGAGCGATGGGGAAGCGGGCGTGGTTTCGGTTCGATATCTGCCCTGA